One window of Medicago truncatula cultivar Jemalong A17 chromosome 2, MtrunA17r5.0-ANR, whole genome shotgun sequence genomic DNA carries:
- the LOC120578200 gene encoding DELLA protein RGA, with the protein MEIVSDSSSPSKTKDIDGLLANVGYKVRSSELHQVAQNLERLESAIVNSSSDISQFASDTVHYDPSDIGNWVDNLLSEFDHTASLPYDFSQLPDLSAPPPQHHHHQSSSTVNNVEEDSAIKLVHMLMTCADSVQRGNLSLAGSLIEGMQGLLANMNTNSGIGKVAGYFIDALNRRIFGQNNVSHQVSLYENDVLYHHYYEACPYLKFAHFTANQAILEAFNGHDCVHVIDFNLMHGLQWPALIQALALRPGGPPFLRLTGIGPPSPDDRDNLREIGLRLAELARSVNVRFAFRGVAAWRLEDVKPWMLQVSSKEAVAVNSIFQLHRLLGSESDSNYHSGIEMVLGWIRSLNPKIVTVVEQEANHNENGFMERFTEALHYYSTVFDSLEACPVEPDKAMAEMYLQREICNVVCCEGPARVERHEPLVKWKERLGKAGFRPLHLGSNAFKQASMLLTLFSAEGYCVEENQGSLTLGWHSRPLIAASAWQAVPLLDAETLRFDC; encoded by the coding sequence ATGGAAATAGTTTCAGATTCTTCTTCTCCATCAAAGACAAAAGACATCGATGGCCTCCTCGCCAATGTCGGCTACAAAGTCCGATCATCTGAGCTACATCAAGTAGCTCAGAATCTCGAACGATTAGAAAGTGCGATCGTGAACTCATCCAGCGACATTTCTCAATTCGCTTCGGATACGGTCCACTATGATCCCTCCGACATTGGCAATTGGGTGGACAATCTCCTCTCCGAATTTGACCACACGGCCTCTTTACCCTACGATTTCTCTCAACTTCCAGATCTCTCAGCACCGCCGCcacaacaccaccaccaccaatctTCTTCGACAGTTAATAATGTCGAAGAAGATTCTGCAATAAAACTTGTCCACATGCTGATGACCTGTGCAGATTCCGTGCAACGTGGTAATCTTTCATTGGCTGGCTCGCTAATCGAAGGCATGCAAGGGTTGTTGGCAAACATGAACACAAACTCCGGCATCGGAAAAGTCGCCGGATACTTCATCGACGCTTTGAACCGTCGCATCTTCGGTCAAAACAATGTTAGCCACCAAGTTTCTCTTTACGAGAACGATGTTCTTTACCATCACTACTACGAAGCTTGTCCATACCTCAAATTCGCACATTTCACCGCAAATCAAGCTATACTCGAAGCTTTCAACGGCCACGATTGTGTCCACGTCATTGATTTCAACCTCATGCATGGTCTTCAATGGCCAGCGTTAATTCAAGCTCTTGCTCTTCGTCCTGGCGGACCTCCGTTTCTCCGGCTTACCGGCATTGGTCCGCCGTCGCCGGATGACCGTGACAACCTCCGTGAAATCGGCCTCCGTCTCGCTGAACTTGCACGCTCCGTTAACGTTAGATTCGCCTTTCGCGGCGTTGCTGCGTGGCGGCTTGAAGATGTGAAGCCATGGATGCTTCAGGTGAGTTCTAAAGAAGCTGTGGCGGTTAATTCTATTTTTCAGCTTCATCGTCTTCTCGGATCTGAATCCGACTCGAATTATCATTCGGGTATTGAAATGGTTTTGGGTTGGATCCGGAGTTTGAATCCGAAAATCGTTACAGTTGTTGAACAAGAAGCGAACCATAACGAGAACGGGTTTATGGAACGGTTCACGGAGGCATTGCATTATTACTCGACCGTTTTTGACTCGCTTGAAGCGTGTCCGGTTGAACCAGATAAAGCTATGGCCGAGATGTATTTACAAAGAGAGATATGCAACGTGGTGTGCTGCGAAGGACCTGCTCGAGTTGAGAGACATGAACCGTTGGTTAAGTGGAAGGAGCGGCTTGGTAAAGCCGGGTTCAGACCGTTGCATTTGGGTTCGAATGCTTTTAAGCAAGCGAGTATGTTGTTGACTCTGTTTTCAGCGGAGGGTTATTGCGTGGAAGAGAATCAAGGTAGCTTGACTTTGGGTTGGCATAGCCGGCCTTTGATTGCGGCTTCGGCTTGGCAAGCTGTGCCTTTGTTAGATGCTGAAACACTGCGTTTTGATTGTTGA